A window of Gouania willdenowi chromosome 12, fGouWil2.1, whole genome shotgun sequence contains these coding sequences:
- the LOC114473696 gene encoding zinc finger protein 532-like: MTTSEAVAPNASTAQNIGVSVLVKNFRTADLSEHIGPMSEKHHHFLSHPLSGNGHLNAFEPKAGKGSVYKKNGWKVSGTEGQKADNQLSNIHLYSPTPSAEEFDDDNEDEIVVDDPTDNQENHAAKLSGNNIVSNIRSPEEPQDQESDDVQQALPAFSGLQLFTSTESSVVDAFNKVLSSINPVPVYVPNLSPPSAASISLHSRGFKCLECGDSFALEKSLTQHHERRSVQIEVTCNKCAKSLVFYNKCQLLFHARDHNDKVVVMQGSHLILKPIPADKMISAMNSSGLSIDLTSEVKVITPQTHGKVSQTASQTAVISAPCSAPVVAALPLEDDASKLCRHSLKCLECNVMFQDESSLAMHYQQAVKSRGQKTCTICQMLLPNQCSFLSHQRIHQHKSPYICPECGASCCSVNFQSHVTKTCLHYTRRVCYCCVYCSVIFADSGTFKSHICNTHYAIFYKCPMCPLAFKSALALYSHANTHHPGVKPGQPKVNYMCSMCNIVFTMQSLIVSHLDQHVGNNKVSVFKCPDCSKHFAHKPLMLDHIKAIHGTLKTVEGPPNLGINVPLNTKPTNSMSTNEKEGENVRNEDKGQKKSNSNSPADFENPPSPGYMCVYCTSVFSTRQMFVSHMRREHRKILKKMYPCQLCDKFLSSLHSLGRHNRLKHKGQGNVNTCSPVWTYNHERG, from the exons ATGACTACCAGTGAAGCTGTAGCCCCCAATGCCTCAACAGCCCAGAATATTGGTGTTAGCGTCCTTGTTAAGAACTTTCGGACTGCAGATCTAAGCGAACATATTGGACCGATGTCAGAGAAGCATCATCATTTCCTTTCGCACCCCCTTTCTGGTAATGGACATCTAAATGCTTTTGAGCCAAAAGCAGGAAAAGGTAGTGTTTACAAGAAGAATGGATGGAAAGTTTCAGGAACAGAAGGGCAAAAAGCTGACAACCAACTATCAAATATCCATCTGTACAGTCCTACCCCCAGTGCTGAAGAgtttgatgatgataatgaggATGAAATAGTAGTTGATGACCCAACTGATAACCAAGAAAATCATGCTGCTAAATTGTCTGGAAATAATATTGTTTCCAACATCAGATCTCCAGAGGAGCCACAGGACCAAGAATCAGATGATGTCCAACAGGCCTTACCAGCATTCTCTGGGTTGCAGTTATTTACGAGCACTGAGAGTTCTGTTGTAGATGCCTTTAATAAGGTCTTGAGTAGCATAAATCCTGTCCCTGTTTATGTTCCAAACCTTTCCCCACCCAGTGCAGCAAGCATATCTCTTCACTCCAGAGGATTCAAATGCCTGGAGTGTGGAGACTCATTCGCTCTTGAGAAGAGCCTGACACAGCATCACGAACGCCGCAGTGTACAAATCGAGGTCACCTGCAACAAATGCGCCAAAAGTCTGGTATTCTACAACAAGTGCCAACTTTTGTTTCATGCAAGAGATCACAATGACAAAGTAGTTGTTATGCAGGGCTCACATCTAATCCTCAAACCCATCCCTGCTGATAAGATGATCAGTGCCATGAACTCATCAGGTCTTTCCATTGATTTAACCTCTGAAGTAAAGGTGATCACACCGCAAACCCATGGCAAAGTTTCTCAGACAGCATCACAAACTGCAGTCATTTCAGCTCCATGCAGTGCTCCTGTGGTGGCCGCTCTACCCTTGGAGGATGATGCATCAAAGCTTTGCAGGCACAGCCTAAAGTGTTTGGAGTGTAATGTAATGTTCCAGGATGAAAGCTCACTGGCCATGCATTACCAGCAAGCAGTGAAATCCAGAGGGCAG AAAACTTGCACCATTTGCCAAATGCTTCTCCCAAACCAATGCAGTTTTCTGTCACACCAGCGAATCCACCAGCACAAGTCCCCGTACATCTGTCCTGAATGTGGTGCTAGCTGCTGCTCTGTTAATTTCCAGTCACATGTTACCAAGACATGTCTGCATTACACCAGGAGAGTCTGTTATTG CTGTGTCTACTGCAGTGTGATCTTTGCTGACTCTGGAACTTTCAAGTCCCACATCTGCAACACTCACTATGCGATCTTCTATAAATGCCCCATGTGCCCCTTGGCCTTCAAGTCTGCACTTGCACTATACTCCCATGCTAACACACATCATCCAGGAGTGAAGCCTGGACAACCCAA GGTAAACTATATGTGCTCCATGTGCAACATAGTGTTCACGATGCAGTCACTCATCGTCTCACACTTGGACCAGCATGTTGGTAATAACaaagtttctgttttcaaaTGCCCCGACTGCTCCAAGCACTTTGCACATAAGCCGCTAATGCTGGATCATATCAAG GCAATCCATGGAACTCTAAAAACCGTTGAGGGCCCACCAAACTTGGGTATCAATGTTCCTCTCAACACAAAGCCCACAAATTCTATGAGCACCAATGAAAAAGAGGGAGAAAATGTCAGGAATGAAGacaaagggcaaaaaaaatccaacagtaACAGCCCGGCTGACTTTGAGAACCCTCCCAGTCCAGGATAcatgtgtgtgtactgtacgAGCGTGTTCAGTACCAGACAGATGTTTGTCTCTCACATGAGGCGAGAGCACAGGAAG ATACTAAAAAAGATGTATCCGTGCCAACTGTGTGACAAGTTTCTCAGCTCCCTTCACAGTCTCGGCAGACACAACCGGCTCAAACATAAGGGGCAGGGAAATGTGAACACCTGCTC